A segment of the Methanothermococcus thermolithotrophicus DSM 2095 genome:
ACAATCCCCTCTCTGTACATTTCTAAAATTGCCTCTCTAACTGTTGAAGGATATATCCCAGTCCCATGAGCTATTTCTTCCACTGTACTGTTTTCATACTTTCTAAGATAAATGTAAATTTTTGCCTTAACTTCACTTGACAGCAAGTTTGCCAAACTGTCAATTAAAGATTTATCCACATTTTTAATTGTTTTATTAACGGTATTATCATCATCTTTTTCTTTCTCATTGTGTGATGCAGCTTTTACATTCTCTATAATTTCATCGATCTCCTTTTTTATTTCCCCTTCGTTCTGTTTATTTATATCAACGCCCTCCATATTTATCCCCTCAGTAATTTTGTCCTCAATCATACAACATAATATTTATCAATTAAGGTTTATATATTTTTTTAAATCCAAATTCAGTAATAACTTAAAAAGAATATTGATTATATCAATTGAAGTTTAACTACTAACCCCTTATTATTTTAACTCCTTTCTTTTTAGCCAATTCTTGAGCTGGTTTTGTAAATTTAACCCTTTTACTAACATGAAATACTGGTTTTGCCCTTATTTTATTTGATTTTTTAATATGTTTTTCTATGTCGGTACTTGTTAATGTTTGTTTTCCACTTTTAACTTCAATAGAGTATTTTTTATTACCTCTTTTTGTTATTATATCGTATTCTGCTTTTTTGTGTTGATTTAATCTTTTAACTGAATTTCTTTCCAATATCTTGTGCCCTGATTTTTTTAGTTTATTAGCTACAATAGTTTCTTTTTTACTTCCTTTTCTTTTTGCCATTATATCTCCACTAAAAAGTTAAAAAGTAAATTATAATTAAATATATATGGAAAACTTAATTTATAGTTATCTTAAAACCTAGCGGCGTTGTAGTGACGACCTTTTGAATAATACCATTATTCAAATTTATCACTGATGGCAATTAATTTTAAAGGAAATTCTAAATAAAAAAGAGATATTTGCACTGGGACTTGCTTACATATACAGTTTAAACACTCATGAGTTGTATATACTTAAGAGCTGAGGAAATCAGAAAAGCTAAAAAGAAAATCGAATTATTAAAAGTGTAATTATTGAATAGTATAGTAGTTTAGAGTATTGTATTTTTTATTAAAATCATTAAGGTATTGCTGTAGGTTCGAGTATGGACGTTATTGTTTCCTTAATATCTACTTCTAGTTTTTTACCGCCCGTGGCAGTATTTTCATATTCTATCCTTCGAATATGAGCAATGTCGAAAGGAAATTTAACCTCTTCCTTATTTTTTTGGTAGATCATAATTGTTTCTTTACCAACTGTATGTGCAATCCCTAATTCATACATTACATTAGAATTTAAATTTGTAA
Coding sequences within it:
- a CDS encoding restriction endonuclease, yielding MAKRKGSKKETIVANKLKKSGHKILERNSVKRLNQHKKAEYDIITKRGNKKYSIEVKSGKQTLTSTDIEKHIKKSNKIRAKPVFHVSKRVKFTKPAQELAKKKGVKIIRG